Proteins from a single region of Candidatus Woesearchaeota archaeon:
- a CDS encoding metalloprotease, whose amino-acid sequence MISLHKIKTSKTELIDITKALLAVAVTFAVLRAGVNLFNPGSFPILATADFWLVFVVSIFTAGIGFLLHELAHKVVAQRYGCVAEFRSFDQMLLLALGLALLIGFTFIAPGAVMIAGNITRKENGIVSMAGPMTNYILGLMFLGLIFIFPAAGLIFAIGFQINMWLGLFNMIPFGNFDGIKIFYWSKIVWTLMVAFGIFFVFFFGRPLG is encoded by the coding sequence ATGATTTCACTACACAAGATCAAGACCAGCAAGACTGAACTTATTGATATTACCAAAGCATTGCTTGCTGTTGCCGTCACCTTTGCAGTATTACGTGCAGGTGTTAATCTCTTTAATCCTGGCTCGTTTCCTATTCTCGCAACAGCTGATTTCTGGCTTGTTTTTGTCGTAAGCATCTTCACCGCAGGAATTGGTTTTTTGCTTCATGAATTAGCGCACAAAGTTGTTGCGCAACGCTATGGGTGTGTTGCAGAATTTCGTTCATTTGATCAAATGCTCTTACTCGCATTAGGTCTTGCTCTCTTAATAGGATTCACATTCATCGCTCCAGGCGCAGTGATGATTGCGGGCAATATTACTCGTAAAGAAAATGGTATTGTGAGTATGGCAGGTCCGATGACTAACTATATTTTGGGTTTAATGTTTTTAGGTCTTATCTTCATTTTTCCCGCTGCAGGACTCATATTCGCTATCGGTTTTCAAATCAACATGTGGTTGGGACTTTTCAACATGATTCCTTTTGGTAACTTTGATGGTATCAAAATTTTCTATTGGAGCAAAATAGTGTGGACATTAATGGTTGCATTTGGCATCTTTTTCGTATTCTTTTTTGGTCGTCCTTTAGGATAA
- a CDS encoding DUF59 domain-containing protein has translation MMKMITQEELIEIFRSVEDPEIHIDIWTLGLIYDTSISKEGVKIVMTFTSPFCPYGPQLLEELQEKIEERGVKKVNIEVTFDPPWQPSEELREMLGM, from the coding sequence ATGATGAAAATGATTACACAAGAAGAACTAATTGAGATATTTAGAAGTGTAGAAGATCCAGAGATACATATTGATATTTGGACATTAGGGTTAATTTATGATACTTCCATTTCAAAAGAGGGCGTTAAGATTGTGATGACGTTTACGTCCCCGTTCTGTCCCTATGGACCTCAATTACTTGAAGAGTTGCAAGAGAAAATTGAGGAAAGAGGGGTTAAGAAAGTTAACATTGAAGTCACGTTTGACCCCCCCTGGCAGCCAAGTGAGGAGTTACGGGAGATGTTAGGGATGTAA
- the sufC gene encoding Fe-S cluster assembly ATPase SufC: MNKNKQNPRSEKDKTAPDLRVENLVVQREGKELLKGVTLQFESGKIYALMGPNGAGKSTLLYTIMGHPECRVVKGKIFYDGKEITSISTDLRAKQGLFLSFQNPIEIPGVRLSHFLRTVVNTQREGRGEKPLSVPEFAQVLKEKLSLLGLDETFARRSLNEGFSGGEKKRAEILQLALLEPRFVFLDETDSGLDIDGMKTVAQMLHRLQKETKMTIVIITHYKRFLDYLRPDQVYVLQDGKVVNEGGASLIERIETEGFGDIKHAKSNAKEIKNKSNVQSNSKAQK; the protein is encoded by the coding sequence ATGAACAAAAACAAACAAAACCCAAGAAGTGAAAAAGATAAAACTGCTCCTGATTTGCGTGTTGAGAATCTCGTTGTTCAACGTGAAGGAAAAGAACTCCTTAAAGGGGTTACCCTTCAATTTGAATCAGGAAAAATATATGCTCTCATGGGTCCAAACGGCGCAGGAAAGAGTACGTTACTCTATACTATAATGGGTCATCCTGAATGCAGAGTGGTGAAAGGAAAAATATTTTATGATGGAAAAGAGATTACATCGATTTCAACTGATCTACGAGCAAAACAAGGATTGTTTTTATCATTTCAAAATCCTATTGAGATACCAGGAGTAAGATTAAGTCATTTTCTACGCACAGTGGTGAATACACAACGTGAAGGACGTGGGGAAAAACCACTTAGTGTGCCAGAATTTGCGCAGGTACTCAAAGAGAAATTGTCTTTGTTGGGATTGGATGAGACTTTTGCAAGGCGTTCATTAAATGAAGGGTTTTCAGGTGGAGAAAAGAAAAGAGCGGAGATTTTGCAACTGGCGTTATTGGAACCACGTTTTGTATTTCTTGATGAAACTGATTCCGGACTAGATATTGATGGAATGAAAACAGTTGCCCAAATGTTACATCGTCTTCAGAAGGAAACAAAAATGACTATTGTGATTATTACCCATTACAAACGCTTTTTAGATTATCTTAGACCAGATCAGGTGTATGTATTGCAAGATGGAAAAGTGGTTAATGAAGGGGGAGCAAGCCTTATTGAAAGAATTGAAACTGAGGGATTTGGCGACATTAAACATGCTAAGAGCAATGCTAAAGAAATTAAGAATAAATCAAATGTACAAAGTAATTCAAAGGCACAAAAATGA
- the sufB gene encoding Fe-S cluster assembly protein SufB — protein MVAAKINSKVKKRHSNVDAARALYDPADKHKSRTVARAGIHREVVELISTTKNEPAWMLQKRLKALEFFTKTPLPSWGPDLTDLNLDKIVYFVDPNATETDSWNDVPEEIKKTFDRLGIPEAEKTVLGGTGAQYDSGMVYHNLQKSLKEKGVIFENMDTALHMYPEIVQKYFMTNCIPITDHKFIMLHAAVWSGGTFIYVPKGVVVDLPLQAYFRMNAQRGGQFEHTLIIVDEGAELHYIEGCSSPRYTQSSLHAGCVEIHVLPGAKMRYTSIENWSKNVYNLNTKRAIVHKNATMIWVNGNMGSARTMLYPSSILIGENAHSESVGIAFAGKGQNQDTGTKMIHVASNTTSLIKSKSISKDGGIASYRGLVRINKDAAGCRARVECDALMLDAKSVSNTYPFMKVDNSSAKVSHEASVGKIGEEQLFYLMSRGLNAHEAVKMIVSGFIAPVIKALPLEYAVELNKLIELEVEGM, from the coding sequence ATGGTTGCTGCTAAAATTAATTCTAAAGTGAAAAAAAGACATTCGAATGTAGACGCAGCTCGAGCACTTTATGATCCCGCAGATAAACACAAATCGCGTACAGTAGCGAGAGCAGGGATTCATCGTGAGGTTGTTGAATTGATTTCTACAACAAAAAATGAGCCAGCGTGGATGTTACAGAAGCGTTTGAAAGCATTAGAATTTTTTACAAAAACACCACTTCCTTCATGGGGTCCTGATCTTACTGATCTTAATTTAGATAAAATAGTTTATTTCGTAGATCCGAATGCGACAGAAACAGACTCATGGAATGATGTACCTGAAGAAATTAAAAAAACATTTGATCGTTTGGGCATTCCTGAAGCGGAGAAAACAGTTCTTGGAGGGACTGGGGCACAATATGATTCAGGGATGGTGTACCATAATTTACAGAAATCACTTAAAGAAAAAGGAGTTATCTTTGAAAATATGGATACTGCGCTGCATATGTATCCAGAGATAGTTCAAAAATATTTTATGACAAATTGTATTCCGATTACTGATCACAAATTTATCATGCTTCATGCCGCAGTGTGGAGTGGTGGGACATTTATTTATGTTCCAAAAGGAGTGGTTGTTGATCTGCCGTTACAAGCTTATTTTCGCATGAACGCGCAACGTGGTGGACAGTTTGAACACACACTTATTATTGTAGATGAAGGAGCAGAATTACATTATATTGAAGGCTGTTCATCTCCACGCTATACTCAAAGTTCTCTACATGCTGGTTGTGTAGAAATACATGTTCTTCCTGGCGCAAAAATGAGGTACACTTCCATTGAAAATTGGAGTAAAAATGTGTATAATCTTAACACGAAACGAGCCATAGTCCATAAGAATGCCACCATGATCTGGGTGAATGGGAATATGGGAAGTGCTCGTACGATGCTTTATCCGTCTTCCATTTTGATTGGAGAGAATGCACATAGTGAAAGTGTAGGAATTGCATTTGCAGGAAAAGGACAAAATCAAGATACGGGAACAAAGATGATTCATGTTGCATCAAATACAACATCTTTGATTAAATCAAAAAGCATTAGTAAAGATGGCGGCATTGCTTCTTATCGAGGACTTGTTCGTATAAATAAAGACGCTGCAGGATGCCGCGCACGAGTAGAATGTGATGCGTTGATGTTAGATGCAAAATCTGTTTCAAACACTTATCCATTTATGAAAGTGGATAATAGCTCCGCTAAAGTAAGTCATGAAGCTAGTGTAGGTAAGATTGGTGAAGAACAATTATTTTATTTGATGTCACGTGGTTTGAACGCTCACGAAGCAGTGAAAATGATTGTAAGTGGGTTTATTGCTCCCGTAATCAAAGCATTGCCTTTAGAATATGCTGTCGAGCTCAATAAGTTAATCGAACTTGAAGTAGAGGGTATGTAG
- a CDS encoding HAD-IIIA family hydrolase: MHKAIFLDKDGTLVDSSGYPFRIPSDKLLWNDIEKGLHYLQTQGYLLFIVSNQAWVAKKRATSEQIESYFQSVVTQLQAKNITITQYYFCPHAPKDDCSCRKPHPYFLHQAAKKYNLDLSQSYFIGDADTDIQTGKNAGTKTILVTTGQGKSFVGKVVADFIIKNVDEVTKML; this comes from the coding sequence ATGCATAAAGCTATTTTTCTAGATAAAGATGGAACGCTTGTTGATAGTTCTGGCTATCCCTTTCGTATTCCCTCTGATAAACTCCTCTGGAACGATATCGAAAAGGGATTACACTACCTTCAAACACAGGGGTACTTACTTTTTATTGTCTCAAATCAAGCTTGGGTCGCCAAAAAACGAGCAACATCTGAACAGATTGAAAGCTATTTTCAAAGTGTTGTAACTCAACTCCAAGCAAAAAACATCACGATCACACAATACTACTTCTGTCCCCACGCCCCTAAAGATGATTGTTCTTGTCGCAAGCCCCATCCCTATTTTCTGCATCAAGCAGCGAAGAAATACAATCTAGATCTTTCGCAATCCTATTTTATAGGTGACGCTGATACAGACATCCAAACCGGAAAAAATGCTGGTACAAAAACCATACTTGTAACCACGGGGCAAGGTAAGTCATTTGTCGGAAAAGTTGTTGCAGATTTCATTATAAAAAATGTGGATGAAGTTACAAAAATGTTGTAA
- a CDS encoding SufD family Fe-S cluster assembly protein, whose translation MKAVELKKKLTEMDLSKKIYGLGIRNRIEGFDADRFVNATSAEVTLEGKKTAGRIIIEKDGVFTFTLDAPNGCMQGKKDIIIKAQKEVTLHLIENIRGIGLAFQWNIEIERGAQVTLYRTLQAHHAYVFTDSSFILHPNSTLLLTEFIHEGNFVRTHAMSTISANANLIHTTLFRTTKEHDIKVSACLEGKEGKASLIARGVIEKDAKGLFLGELNITKDAVRSQGHQKSDLLLLSPTSIGEAVPVLEVENNDVTCSHSATISQIDPEMLFYLESRGISKTNAMVMIVEGFLKP comes from the coding sequence ATGAAAGCTGTTGAATTAAAGAAAAAACTAACAGAGATGGATTTAAGCAAAAAAATCTATGGGCTAGGAATACGTAATCGTATTGAGGGATTTGATGCAGATAGATTTGTGAATGCAACCAGCGCAGAAGTAACTCTTGAAGGTAAAAAGACAGCAGGAAGAATTATTATAGAAAAAGATGGTGTGTTTACATTTACATTAGATGCACCAAATGGGTGCATGCAAGGTAAAAAGGATATTATAATAAAAGCACAAAAAGAAGTAACTCTCCATCTTATTGAAAATATCAGGGGGATTGGTCTTGCTTTTCAATGGAACATCGAAATAGAACGTGGGGCACAAGTAACATTATATCGAACTTTGCAAGCACACCATGCATATGTGTTCACTGATTCATCATTCATACTCCACCCCAATTCAACACTCCTACTCACAGAATTTATCCATGAAGGAAACTTTGTACGCACGCATGCCATGAGCACTATTTCAGCAAATGCAAATCTCATTCATACCACTCTGTTTCGCACCACAAAAGAACATGATATCAAAGTAAGTGCATGTCTTGAAGGAAAAGAAGGTAAAGCGTCTCTGATTGCACGCGGAGTTATTGAAAAAGATGCTAAGGGGCTTTTCTTAGGTGAACTCAATATTACTAAAGATGCTGTACGATCGCAGGGTCATCAAAAGTCTGATCTGTTGTTGCTATCACCGACCTCCATTGGTGAAGCAGTTCCAGTTCTTGAGGTAGAAAACAATGACGTAACCTGTTCGCATAGTGCAACGATTTCCCAAATTGACCCTGAAATGTTATTTTATCTTGAAAGTCGAGGGATTAGTAAAACAAATGCGATGGTCATGATTGTAGAAGGCTTCCTTAAGCCTTAG
- the sufS gene encoding SufS family cysteine desulfurase has product MNTKLLLNAAKRAELIKRDFPLLNQKSNGKGIVYIDNAATTQKPKAVLDAMNKYYSKDNANVHRGIYPLAEKATEDYEHSRQIVASFIGATPQETIFTSGTTESINVVARALEPLLKKGDEIVLTVLEHHSNLVPWQELAKRRGAVVRYVGLTNDQKIDLAQARKIITAKTKIVAFTLVSNVLGTVTPAQELIGLASRAGAYSVVDAAQAIAHYPLNVKDLKCDFLAFSGHKMFGPTGIGVLYGRHELLEELTPVLFGGEMVGEVTFEGATWNDLPWKWEAGTPKIAEAIGLGAAVEYLQKIDRQRSEKYLEELTSYARIKMEQIEGLKILNLKQPHQAPIITFTMKGIHPHDIAQVVSRFGVCIRAGHHCAKPLHGVLRVASSARVSLAIYNTPFDIDMLCKALRAVEEVFVHG; this is encoded by the coding sequence ATGAATACAAAACTATTACTCAACGCAGCGAAACGAGCTGAACTGATTAAACGAGATTTTCCTCTCTTGAACCAGAAATCTAATGGCAAAGGAATTGTTTACATAGATAATGCTGCAACGACACAGAAACCAAAAGCAGTACTTGATGCTATGAATAAATATTATAGCAAAGATAATGCGAATGTTCATCGCGGAATTTATCCTCTTGCAGAAAAAGCAACTGAAGATTATGAACATTCACGCCAAATCGTGGCTTCATTTATTGGCGCAACTCCCCAAGAAACAATTTTTACTAGTGGAACGACAGAGAGTATTAATGTTGTGGCACGAGCACTAGAACCGCTTCTCAAAAAAGGAGATGAGATTGTTCTTACGGTTTTGGAACATCATAGTAATCTTGTACCCTGGCAGGAATTAGCCAAGCGACGTGGTGCTGTGGTACGATATGTGGGATTGACGAACGATCAAAAGATTGATTTAGCACAAGCACGAAAGATCATTACGGCAAAAACAAAGATAGTGGCATTCACATTGGTATCAAATGTGTTAGGAACGGTTACGCCTGCCCAAGAATTAATTGGGCTTGCATCGAGGGCAGGAGCATATAGTGTTGTTGATGCAGCGCAAGCAATTGCGCACTATCCCCTTAATGTAAAAGATTTGAAATGTGATTTTCTCGCTTTTTCTGGGCATAAAATGTTTGGTCCAACTGGAATTGGAGTGTTGTATGGACGTCATGAATTGCTTGAAGAATTGACACCCGTTCTATTTGGCGGAGAAATGGTAGGAGAGGTTACTTTTGAAGGTGCTACGTGGAATGATTTGCCTTGGAAATGGGAAGCAGGAACACCTAAAATTGCAGAAGCTATTGGGTTGGGCGCTGCAGTTGAATATTTGCAGAAGATTGATCGGCAAAGAAGCGAGAAATATTTGGAAGAACTGACGAGTTATGCGCGTATCAAGATGGAACAGATTGAAGGATTAAAAATACTTAATCTTAAACAACCACATCAAGCACCCATTATCACATTTACAATGAAAGGAATACATCCTCATGATATTGCCCAGGTTGTAAGTCGCTTTGGTGTGTGCATTCGTGCTGGACATCATTGCGCTAAACCTCTGCATGGTGTGTTGAGGGTGGCTTCATCGGCACGAGTTTCACTTGCCATATACAACACTCCTTTTGACATTGATATGTTGTGCAAGGCGCTTAGGGCTGTTGAAGAGGTGTTTGTTCATGGATGA
- a CDS encoding SUF system NifU family Fe-S cluster assembly protein, with product MDEELYQEQILDHYRNPRHKKELAGASCCAHQNNPLCGDELTVYIDLEKSKSGLLKKGGKVKEITFTGHGCAISQAAASLVIEALQHKTIEEITKLREEKVLELLGIPITASRMKCAMLIYKTLQQAVKRQATKGKEHEQKQTKPKK from the coding sequence ATGGATGAAGAACTCTATCAAGAACAGATTTTAGATCATTATCGAAATCCCCGACATAAGAAAGAGTTAGCAGGAGCAAGTTGTTGCGCCCATCAGAACAATCCTTTATGTGGAGATGAACTGACTGTGTATATTGATTTAGAAAAGAGCAAGAGCGGTTTGCTTAAGAAAGGTGGCAAGGTCAAAGAGATTACATTTACTGGTCATGGTTGCGCAATAAGTCAAGCTGCGGCGTCACTGGTTATCGAGGCACTCCAACATAAGACTATTGAAGAGATTACAAAATTACGAGAAGAAAAAGTTTTGGAATTATTAGGTATTCCCATTACTGCGTCGCGAATGAAGTGCGCGATGTTGATCTATAAGACACTCCAACAAGCAGTGAAAAGACAAGCAACGAAAGGTAAAGAACATGAACAAAAACAAACAAAACCCAAGAAGTGA